Proteins encoded in a region of the Anopheles aquasalis chromosome 2, idAnoAquaMG_Q_19, whole genome shotgun sequence genome:
- the LOC126571257 gene encoding L-asparaginase-like, with protein MDQVDEQQPKTPNPSPTDSDLANDDSPLEKTLPSGKGMANGSSGMRAGTNVERCGSPWQRKQLVDVKPHGSLDLSKLGMRRNSSYSKIPSEAPEARVLVIYTGGTIGMMRNEKNALEPRPLEFVRKIRQYPNMHDDVYATKRYGPAKNMAPLVLPFVEGQHRRILYQISEYEPLLDSSNMTISDWVRIATDIRQSYEFFDGFVILHGTDTLSYTASALSFLLENLGKTIIITGSQIPIFETRTDGKDNFMSALILAGNYVIPEVCIFFNSRLFRGNRTVKVSSESLDAFNSPNAAPLAKMGINVEVDYRGIFRPCTVDKFTVHLQMDENVGLLRLFPSISVATVHAFLQAPMRGVVLQTYGAGNFPTNRLDLIAALREASERKVLIVNCTQCSEGAVCDLYETGRQLQDVGVIPGYDMTPEAALAKLSYVLSKQEWDWETKQKMMKNNLRGELTCEKPPEMQEYDLIDAVARTLQLTSTKELSQLKSSLFPAMVNTAVLEGDLTKLTNLKGYGANMSAENYDHRTALHVACCEGNIEMVQYLLQHGAAVHIRDRYDRTPLADAIMHDDHQAIRLLIKCGAHLTGSIRAIGDSLCAAAARNQLTRLESYRIAGADLSQEDSAGRTALHLAAMYGHVEMVQYLVKNYAEVNAIDYLGLTPLDYALKVNSDAVVNVLNEHEARRGDELSFETMEKRPPITESFD; from the exons ATGGATCAGGTGGAtgaacaacaaccgaaaacacCGAACCCTTCTCCCACCGACAGCGATCTGGCCAATGACGACAGTCCGCTCGAGAAGACGCTGCCATCCGGCAAGGGGATGGCCAACGGGTCCAGCGGTATGCGCGCCGGGACTAACGTGGAACGATGCGGTTCGCCCTGGCAACGTAAGCAACTGGTTGATGTGAAACCACACGGAAGCCTCGATCTGAGCAAGCTGGGCATGCGGCGCAATTCTAGCTATAGCAAGATACCATCGGAGGCTCCAGAGGCTCGTGTATTGGTTATCTACACCGGAGGAACGATAGGAATGATGCGCAACGAGAAAAATG CCCTGGAACCGAGGCCACTCGAGTTTGTGCGCAAAATACGTCAGTACCCTAACATGCACGATGATGTGTACGCAACGAAGCGGTACGGTCCGGCGAAAAACATGGCCCCGCTGGTGCTACCGTTCGTCGAGGGTCAACATCGGCGCATTCTGTACCAGATATCGGAGTATGAACCGCTGCTCGACTCGTCCAATATGACCATCAGCGATTGGGTGCGCATCGCCACCGACATTCGCCAGTCGTACGAGTTCTTCGATGGATTCGTTATCCTGCACGGCACGGACACGCTGTCCTATACCGCATCGGCCCTGTCGTTCTTGCTCGAGAACCTTGGCaagacgatcatcatcaccggctcGCAGATACCGATCTTTGAGACGCGCACCGATGGCAAGGATAACTTCATGTCGGCACTCATACTGGCCGGCAATTACGTCATCCCGGAAGTGTGCATCTTCTTCAACAGCCGGCTGTTCCGGGGCAATCGAACGGTCAAGGTGAGCAGCGAGTCGCTGGACGCTTTCAATTCCCCCAATGCTGCTCCGCTGGCCAAGATGGGCATCAATGTGGAGGTCGACTATCGGGGCATCTTTCGGCCGTGCACGGTCGATAAGTTCACCGTGCATCTGCAGATGGACGAGAACGTGGGACTGTTGCGGTTGTTCCCCAGCatctcggtggccaccgtgcacgCCTTCCTGCAAGCACCGATGCGTGGTGTGGTCCTCCAAACGTACGGTGCTGGCAATTTCCCCACCAACCGGTTAGATCTGATCGCAGCGCTACGGGAGGCAAGTGAGCGTAAGGTGCTGATCGTCAATTGTACCCAGTGCAGCGAGGGAGCGGTATGTGACCTCTATGAAACGGGCCGTCAGCTGCAGGATGTCGGGGTGATCCCGGGGTACGACATGACGCCCGAGGCCGCCCTTGCCAAACTGTCGTACGTGCTCAGCAAGCAGGAGTGGGATTGGGAAACAAAGCAGAAG aTGATGAAAAACAATCTGCGCGGTGAGCTGACGTGCGAGAAGCCACCGGAAATGCAGGAATACGATCTGATCGATGCCGTCGCTCGAACGCTTCAGCTTACCTCGACGAAGGAGCTGAGCCAACTCAAGTCCTCACTGTTTCCGGCCATGGTCAACACGGCCGTCCTTGAAGGCGATCTAACGAAG CTAACGAACCTCAAAGGATACGGTGCAAACATGTCGGCCGAGAACTACGATCATCGGACGGCGTTGCATGTGGCTTGCTGCGAGGGTAACATCGAAATGGTGCAGTATCTGCTGCAACACGGTGCCGCTGTCCACATTCGCGATCGTTACGATCGCACACCGCTTGCCGATGCAATCATGCATGACGATCACCAGGCGATAAGGTTGCTGATCAAGTGCGGCGCCCATCTGACGGGGTCGATTCGTGCCATCGGCGATAGTTTGTGTGCCGCCGCGGCTCGGAATCAGCTGACACGCCTCGAATCTTATCGAATCGCAGGAGCGGACCTGTCGCAGGAAGATTCGGCTGGTCGGACCGCGCTGCACTTGGCCGCCATGTATGGGCACGTGGAAATGGTACAGTATTTGGTGAAAAACTACGCCGAGGTGAATGCGATCGATTACCTCGGTCTGACGCCCTTGGACTATGCACTGAAGGTAAACTCTGACGCTGTTGTGAACGTGCTAAACGAGCACGAGGCACGCCGAGGTGATGAGCTATCGTTTGAGACGATGGAGAAGAGACCACCGATAACGGAATCTTTCGATTGA
- the LOC126571278 gene encoding LOW QUALITY PROTEIN: uncharacterized protein LOC126571278 (The sequence of the model RefSeq protein was modified relative to this genomic sequence to represent the inferred CDS: substituted 2 bases at 2 genomic stop codons), translated as MWTGDEDSQFAVEDVWPARPESCTLTFFVNLLQLSDEYKSQDEFKLSLHCGSSDVDTKGTLDELNEEKLGNAVRLQGDGCLEKFLQFLNENSIEVKLLKQGCIFASTVMNLRDTKVAQFVSIREQGKPIEVAFALHGPTTGSAPVGTVRMILEVSVNDVSSPATGNSGRNSAGETSLIYIINDEEHGNPSGKDAITCDKCSGLRSPDGGGFQYELIDGILHEKTVSSTEQEIKRIQQKVRTLTVDELIEQRDSFSPDGPDGPSGRCCNRCGGLTITGTTCETDLAIRVITPAPKRNSATRGQISSGMVXVGKSSLLLNCCLVRXLDPSHLIAYSYCERCNACLSWLPDYCRCPKCGHKKPQDKSAPLEGRARGPWSGPEPANLPDDRVSSSSLSGSTLVASSHSCPICHLRQGRCTDCAKQTRRLRSASSDSGRQHYSRCKRPQTRYRNRTGHRNIPTEARSSKNKRLEQLRKAYLDPAPGTKCSASKLLAHAGEETGAKRPTATQIRHSYRSFLRKVRQQNRNRYSYRFGKRPPGMVAGHQSCMKQEELVPPHMGWRWNICTPGIGKVRPGWRPGAVRKPIMQLMQHFLKCYPLDIVPVSSRKCGKLCGPGHPADSCDQCPKDTRKPMLQIAKKHGEYCITMNPLKDSETLKTTKDPFLPCKPIKFKLSKDPHLTKLYKLRESLKHKSMTLCGCKELDSCEHQTKREKQLLVAEIRRMAKVLGLSPETTIADVPSGSESDNDVEFTPQSAMVREDLPKPDVVIAETQYCEQDYSVPAGKYPYGRKLIKVPVAAKRTLVKCPSAPTTKTTDRPGTSKGPTGRATPAGGSSKVKPGTQAKTQAKAKVDVPTAKASPAGKPAAGAMNQPTAKGAAIQRKSTVSNAKSSGKNTATPVPRVTTQPGKSSKK; from the exons ATGTGGACCGGTGATGAAGACAGCCAGTTTGCCGTGGAAGATGTGTGGCCAGCACGCCCGGAGTCCTGCACGCTAACGTTTTTTGTGAATCTCCTTCAGTTGAGCGACGAGTATAAAAGCCAAGACGAGTTTAAACTGTCGCTCCACTGCGGTTCATCAGATGTAGACACAAAGGGAACGTTGGATGAGCTGAACGAAGAAAAGCTGGGAAATGCTGTGCG GCTGCAAGGTGACGGTTGTCTGGAGAAGTTTCTGCAATTTCTTAACGAAAATTCCATCGAGGTGAAGCTGCTCAAGCAAGGATGCATCTTTGCTAGTACCGTGATGAATCTTAGGGATACCAAAGTGGCGCAGTTCGTTTCGATCCGTGAGCAAGGAAAACCGATAGAAGTCGCGTTCGCTTTACACGGTCCGACCACTGGCTCGGCTCCCGTTGGGACTGTGCGTATGATACTGGAAGTGTCGGTAAATGATGTGTCCTCGCCAGCGACCGGTAACAGTGGTAGGAACAGTGCTGGCGAAACGAGTCTTATATACATTATAAACGACGAAGAACATGGTAACCCCTCAGGAAAGGACGCGATCACCTGTGACAAGTGCAGCGGTCTACGATCCCCAGACGGCGGTGGCTTCCAGTACGAGCTCATAGACGGCATCCTTCACGAGAAGACCGTCAGCAGTACCGAGCAAGAGATAAAGCGAATTCAGCAGAAGGTACGGACACTCACTGTGGATGAGCTGATCGAGCAGCGCGATTCGTTTAGTCCCGATGGGCCAGATGGTCCGAGCGGACGTTGTTGTAATCGATGCGGTGGCCTCACGATTACCGGAACTACTTGTGAAACA GATTTGGCGATTCGCGTCATTACACCGGCGCCAAAGCGCAACTCTGCAACCCGGGGGCAAATAAGCTCCGGCATGGTATGAGTCGGTAAGAGTTCGTTGCTCCTTAATTGTTGCTTGGTTAGATAACTGGACCCATCCCATCTCATCGCTTACAGTTACTGCGAACGTTGCAATGCATGCCTTAGCTGGCTACCGGATTACTGTCGATGCCCCAAATGTGGCCACAAGAAGCCCCAAGACAAGAGTGCTCCTCTGGAAGGTCGTGCGCGTGGACcgtggtccggtccggaacCCGCCAATCTGCCAGACGACCGAGTCTCATCGAGCTCCCTGTCCGGGAGCACATTGGTCGCTTCTTCCCATTCCTGTCCAATTTGCCACCTACGTCAGGGCCGATGCACCGATTGTGCGAAACAGACACGTCGCTTGCGGAGCGCTTCCTCGGACTCGGGGAGGCAGCATTATTCGCGATGTAAGCGTCCCCAAACCCGTTACCGGAATCGCACGGGCCATCGTAACATTCCAACCGAAGCACGATCCAGCAAGAACAAGCGGCTAGAGCAACTGCGGAAAGCATACCTCGATCCGGCACCGGGGACCAAATGTTCTGCCTCGAAACTATTGGCTCACGCTGGTGAAGAAACCGGTGCAAAACGTCCCACAGCAACACAAATCCGTCACAGCTACAGATCCTTCCTGCGTAAGGTACGCCAGCAGAACCGAAACCGCTACTCTTACCGCTTTGGCAAGCGGCCACCGGGTATGGTAGCTGGCCATCAGTCGTGCATGAAGCAGGAAGAACTGGTGCCGCCGCACATGGGCTGGCGCTGGAACATCTGTACGCCAGGCATTGGAAAAGTGCGACCCGGTTGGCGCCCCGGGGCCGTTCGAAAACCAATCATGCAGCTGATGCAACACTTTCTCAAGTGCTACCCGCTGGATATCGTTCCGGTTTCGTCGAGGAAATGCGGCAAACTGTGTGGCCCTGGCCATCCGGCGGACTCCTGTGACCAGTGTCCGAAAGATACACGGAAACCGATGCTACAGATCGCCAAGAAGCACGGCGAGTACTGCATCACCATGAACCCGCTGAAGGACTCGGAAACGCTGAAAACGACCAAGGATCCCTTTCTGCCCTGTAAACCGATCAAGTTTAAACTGTCGAAAGATCCACATCTGACCAAGCTGTACAAGCTGCGCGAGTCGCTCAAGCACAAATCGATGACGTTGTGCGGCTGTAAGGAGCTGGATAGCTGCGAGCATCAGACAAAGCGCGAGAAGCAGCTACTGGTGGCAGAAATAAGGCGGATGGCCAAAGTGTTGGGTCTCTCGCCCGAAACGACCATCGCCGATGTGCCGAGTGGCAGTGAAAGTGATAACGATGTCGAGTTTACTCCACAGTCCGCCATGGTACGGGAGGACCTTCCGAAACCCGATGTCGTGATCGCAGAGACACAATACTGCGAACAGGACTATAGCGTTCCCGCTGGCAAGTATCCGTATGGCAGGAAGCTCATTAAGGTCCCAGTGGCAGCTAAGCGGACTCTTGTTAAATGTCCTTCTGCCCCTACTACGAAGACAACGGATCGACCTGGCACTTCCAAAGGACCCACAGGGCGTGCTACTCCTGCCGGAGGATCGTCTAAGGTGAAACCCGGCACTCAGGCCAAGACACAGGCCAAGGCTAAGGTTGATGTACCAACCGCTAAAGCATCTCCAGCCGGTAAACCAGCCGCCGGTGCTATGAACCAACCCACGGCTAAAGGAGCAGCGATCCAGCGTAAGAGTACGGTTTCGAATGCGAAATCCAGCGGGAAGAACACGGCCACACCGGTACCTAGAGTGACGACCCAACCCGGGAAATCCTCCAAGAAGTAA
- the LOC126572500 gene encoding uncharacterized protein LOC126572500 translates to MMLTVSFLPLVVLLTEQAQRVFAGPSDIAGRMPNETGWARTGFVAARTGLLREDERFYTLEYATTTVRPKRQAHRASKLAREPRFISFQTRDSSIEVEMNFAIPFMSIPVRKSMNGVMDSVLKGTPLVNVNIGAVAVAGVLTLGGALIGAAARTFSNGTQSFWPTMLTAGGWRQAGQRAAESEQQDKANSDGRRRSVEEEHFVWTLLGSLDRTMEQYDIDTVACVQRIVCWYVREATVAVAEGRASKLELAVEGLSRADWLDSLTISTAIQRAVQVGRQQTSCEKTFNNCAIASFVQQAVRLARKRKD, encoded by the exons ATGATGTTGACGGTCTCGTTCCTgcctctggtggtgctgctgaccgagCAGGCACAGCGTGTCTTCGCCGGACCCTCGGACATCGCTGGCCGGATGCCGAACGAAACTGGCTGGGCTAGAACGGGATTCGTTGCTGCTAGAACGGGGCTGCTGCGAGAGGACGAACGGTTCTACACGCTGGAGTACGCGACGACAACAGTGCGACCGAAACGCCAAGCTCACCGGGCCTCTAAACTCGCTCGTGAGCCTCgattcatttcctttcaaacGAGGGACAGCAGCATCGAG GTGGAGATGAATTTCGCGATCCCGTTCATGTCGATACCGGTGCGGAAGTCGATGAATGGTGTGATGGATTCCGTGCTTAAG GGTACACCGTTGGTGAACGTAAACATcggagcggtggcggtggccggtgtgttGACGCTCGGTGGCGCTCTGATCGGTGCGGCCGCCCGTACCTTCTCCAACGGCACCCAATCGTTCTGGCCCACGATGTTGACGGCCGGTGGTTGGCGTCAGGCGGGACAACGAGCCGCTGAAAGTGAACAACAGGACAAGG CCAACTCGGACGGCAGACGGCGGAGCGTGGAGGAAGAACATTTCGTCTGGACGCTGCTGGGATCACTCGATCGGACGATGGAACAGTACGACATCGATACGGTGGCCTGCGTGCAGCGGATCGTGTGCTGGTACGTGCGTGAAGCAACCGTTGCTGTGGCAGAAGGGCGAGCCAGTAAGCTCGAGCTGGCGGTCGAAGGACTGTCCCGGGCCGATTGGCTCGATTCCCTCACCATCAGTACCGCTATCCAGCGGGCAGTCCAGGTAGGACGGCAACAGACGAGTTGTGAAAAGACGTTCAACAACTGTGCGATCGCAAGCTTTGTGCAGCAAGCAGTAAGGTTGgcgaggaaaagaaaggattaA
- the LOC126571255 gene encoding dolichyl-diphosphooligosaccharide--protein glycosyltransferase subunit STT3B, translating to MNRSTKSTIRKTAGYSSLITFAVLLLAWLCGFSSRLFAVIRFESIIHEFDPWFNYRATAHMVEHGFYKFLNWFDESAWYPLGRIVGGTVYPGLMITSGGIHWLLHTLNIPVHIRDICVFLAPIFSGLTAISTYLLTKELWSAGAGLFAASFIAIVPGYISRSVAGSYDNEGIAIFALQFTYYLWVKSVKTGSVYWAACAALSYFYMVSAWGGYVFIINLIPLHVFVLLIMGRYSPRLFTSYTTFYILGLILSMQIPFVGFQPIRTSEHMAASGVFLLLFVVAVLRHIQTVLSKQEFKRLFLLGGLVAAGVVFGGVVLLTMFGVIAPWSGRFYSLWDTGYAKIHIPIIASVSEHQPTTWFSFFFDLHILVCTFPVGLWYCIKRINDERVFVVLYAISAVYFAGVMVRLMLTLTPVVCILAGVAFSGLLEVFLKEDNAPGVKEGAVEGEQEQDAGGEKKQMYDKAGKMKHRPKHDLSSHGAHGEQNTGLSSNVKNMVIVAILMLLMMFAVHCTWVTSNAYSSPSIVLAFYNSNDGTRNILDDFREAYYWLWQNTAPDARVMSWWDYGYQIAGMANRTTLVDNNTWNNSHIALVGKAMSSPEDKAYEIMTSLDVDYVLVIFGGVIGYSGDDINKFLWMVRIAEGEHPKDIRESDYFTDRGEFRIDSEGAPALLNCLMYKLSYYKFGELKLDYRGPAGYDRTRNAVIGNKDFDLTYLEEAYTSEHWLVRIYRVKKPQEFNRPALKPEERVLPAGEFVSRKTTKRRKGVIKNRPVVVKGKRNK from the exons ATGAATCGCTCCACCAAAAGCACAATCCGCAAGACGGCCGGTTACTCGAGCCTGATAACGTTCGCCGTTCTGTTGCTCGCCTGGCTGTGCGGGTTCTCCAGTCGGCTGTTTGCCGTAATTCGATTCGAGAGCATCATCCACGAGTTCGATCCATG GTTCAATTACCGTGCCACGGCTCACATGGTGGAGCATGGGTTCTACAAGTTTCTTAATTGGTTCGATGAATCGGCCTGGTATCCGCTGGGCCGTATCGTCGGCGGTACCGTCTATCCCGGGCTGATGATCACATCTGGTGGTATCCACTGGCTGCTCCATACACTCAACATCCCGGTGCACATCCGAgatatttgtgtgtttttggcccCGATCTTCAGCGGTCTGACCGCCATCTCGACGTATCTGCTCACGAAGGAGCTGTGGTCGGCCGGTGCCGGACTGTTTGCCGCCAGTTTCATCGCAATCGTGCCCGGATACATTAGCCGCTCGGTTGCCGGTTCCTATGACAACGAGGGCATCGCCATCTTTGCCCTCCAGTTCACCTACTATCTGTGGGTAAAGTCGGTGAAGACGGGCAGCGTGTACTGGGCCGCCTGTGCCGCCCTTTCCTACTTCTACATGGTGTCCGCCTGGGGTGGCTACGTATTCATCATCAATCTCATTCCACTGCACGTGTTCGTGCTGCTGATCATGGGCCGCTACTCGCCCCGTCTCTTCACCTCCTACACGACGTTCTACATTCTTGGGCTGATCCTCTCGATGCAGATTCCGTTCGTTGGCTTCCAGCCGATCCGAACGAGCGAGCATATGGCTGCATCGGGCGTTTTCCTGCTTCTGTTTGTCGTGGCCGTACTGCGCCACATCCAAACGGTGCTCTCGAAACAGGAATTCAAACGGCTTTTCCTGCTCGGTGGTCTGGTCGCTGCCGGAGTTGTGTTTGGCGGTGTCGTTTTGCTGACAATGTTCGGCGTGATCGCACCGTGGAGTGGCCGGTTCTACTCACTGTGGGATACGGGCTACGCGAAGATTCACATTCCCATCATCGCGTCGGTATCGGAGCATCAGCCGACGACGTggttctcgttcttcttcgaTCTGCACATCCTGGTGTGCACGTTCCCGGTGGGACTGTGGTACTGCATCAAGCGTATCAACGATGAGCGCGTGTTTGTGGTACTGTACGCGATCAGCGCCGTCTACTTTGCGGGCGTCATGGTCCGTCTGATGCTTACGCTCACGCCCGTCGTTTGCATACTGGCCGGTGTGGCTTTCTCGGGTTTGTTGGAAGTGTTCCTCAAGGAAGATAATGCGCCCGGCGTGAAGGAAGGTGCAGTTGAAggagagcaggagcaggatgcCGGTGGTGAGAAGAAACAGATGTACGATAAGGCCGGCAAAATGAAGCACCGACCGAAGCACGATCTTTCATCGCACGGTGCCCACGGTGAGCAGAACACTGGGCTCAGCTCTAACGTGAAAAACATGGTGATCGTGGCCATTCTGATGTTGCTTATGATGTTCGCCGTACACTGTACCTGGGTCACCTCGAACGCTTACAGCAGCCCTTCGATCGTGCTAGCGTTTTACAACAGCAACGATGG AACTCGCAATATTTTGGATGACTTCCGTGAGGCTTACTACTGGCTTTGGCAGAATACGGCACCGGATGCTCGTGTCATGTCCTGGTGGGACTATGGCTATCAGATAGCGGGTATGGCAAACCGGACAACCCTAGTGGATAACAACACGTGGAACAACAGCCATATCGCGCTGGTAGGCAAAGCGATGTCGTCGCCCGAGGACAAGGCATACGAAATTATGACCTCGCTCGACGTTGACTACGTGCTGGTGATCTTCGGCGGTGTGATTGGCTACTCCGGTGATGATATTAACAAATTCCTCTGGATGGTGCGCATCGCCGAGGGCGAGCATCCGAAGGATATTCGCGAAAGCGACTACTTTACCGATCGCGGTGAGTTCCGCATCGATTCCGAGGGGGCGCCAGCGCTTCTGAACTGTTTGATGTACAAACTCAGCTACTATAAGTTCGGAGAACTGAAATTGGACTACAG AGGACCGGCTGGGTACGATCGCACACGCAATGCGGTTATCGGTAACAAGGATTTCGATCTTACCTACCTCGAGGAAGCGTACACCAGTGAGCACTGGCTGGTGCGCATCTATCGGGTGAAGAAACCACAGGAATTCAACCGACCTGCTCTGAAGCCGGAAGAGCGCGTCTTACCGGCTGGCGAGTTCGTTTCGCGCAAAACGACCAAGCGAAGGAAAGGCGTGATCAAGAACCGTccagtggtggtgaagggcAAGCGTAACAAGTGA